A segment of the Collimonas fungivorans genome:
TCGGCCAGTTTTCCGAACGCGGGAACCAGGACGGCTTTACCTGGCTGCGCGGGTTCATGAGCATGGACGAGCGCGCCATCGTCAACAGCGCGTTCTACTACGGACCGGTGTGGAAAGAGCATCGGACCAGGCTCAACGACCTGATCGTCGACAGCGACAACGTGCTGCTGCTGCGGCCGCTGCGCCGGGATAGCGGCGTCAGCGTGCTGCCGGCGGTTGACCCGGTGTGCGAAACAGGCGGCGCACAGGGCGTGGTGGTAGCGCAAATCTTCGCGCTCAAGGCGGGCGATGTCGAACTGTTTGCGCGCCAGGCGGCGTCGGCCTTCGATGCTTACCAGGCGGCCGGCATGCGCCAGGCCGGGTTGCTGGTAACGCTCGACGCGAAAAACAATTTCCCGCAGCTGCCGGTCAGGACCGACGGCCTCTACCTGGTATGGCTGGGGATCGCCAGGGACGACCGGCAGCTGGAAACCGATTTTTATCCGCTGGCCGACCGTGCTGCCAGGCAGCTGGCGGGGGACGGCCTGCTCAGGTCGGCGCCGGAGCTGGTGATCCTCGATCCGGCCAGGCGCTCGCGTCTGCGCTGGCTGGCGGAATAACCGCGTCGCCGCGGATCCTTCGTGCAAATTTTTTACTTTCAGGAGACCTCAACATGAACCAATCCGTCAACCTCTGGCTGTACTTCATGATCGTATTCGGCGTCATCATCCTGCCCGGGCTGGACATGGCTTTCGTGCTGGCAAGCTCGCTGGTCGGCGGCCGGCGCTCCGGCCTGGCGGCGGTGGCCGGGATTGTCGCCGGCGGCGTCTGCCACATGACCATGGGCGCGCTGGGCCTGGCGGTGGTGCTCAAGCTGTGGCCGAGTCTGTTCAACCTGGTGCTGCTGGCCGGCGCTGCTTATATCGCCTGGATCGGCTGGTCGCTGCTGCGCAGCGAGAGCGGCTTCCGTT
Coding sequences within it:
- a CDS encoding NIPSNAP family protein; the encoded protein is MYRFIAGVFLLSAMLGAPPALGCPAPSTNQRPAMQNISHPGDFQVIEFRRYQIKSGGRSRFVAYFESFFPEAFQQLGALALGQFSERGNQDGFTWLRGFMSMDERAIVNSAFYYGPVWKEHRTRLNDLIVDSDNVLLLRPLRRDSGVSVLPAVDPVCETGGAQGVVVAQIFALKAGDVELFARQAASAFDAYQAAGMRQAGLLVTLDAKNNFPQLPVRTDGLYLVWLGIARDDRQLETDFYPLADRAARQLAGDGLLRSAPELVILDPARRSRLRWLAE